Proteins from a single region of Streptomyces sp. HUAS 15-9:
- a CDS encoding GH12 family glycosyl hydrolase domain-containing protein has product MQHRRPRLSTKAKTLVAASVALAAAAGVTVAQAGESSKKCAAFDTIALGKYYVNNNLWGQDKGTGTQCVWDNSRSGSTISWGTSYSWANSAKGTDSDVKSYASTVLGWHWGWKADKASTGLPIRVGDRKKVTAKWSFSVGSNPGTMNVAYDLWLHAKSTADWQDRPTDEVMIWLNRQGGAGPLGTKYGSVSLGGSMWDIYRGNIGWNVYSFVRRTNTTSATLNLDDFTQALVRRKLMSNDKYVSGIESGTEVFKGSGRLDTKSYSVDIG; this is encoded by the coding sequence ATGCAACACCGCAGACCGCGCCTGTCCACGAAGGCGAAGACGCTCGTCGCGGCCTCGGTCGCCCTGGCGGCCGCCGCGGGCGTCACCGTGGCGCAGGCCGGCGAGTCGAGCAAGAAGTGCGCGGCCTTCGACACCATCGCGCTCGGCAAGTACTACGTGAACAACAACCTGTGGGGCCAGGACAAGGGCACCGGCACCCAGTGCGTCTGGGACAACTCCCGAAGCGGCTCGACGATCTCCTGGGGCACCAGCTACAGCTGGGCGAACAGCGCCAAGGGCACCGACTCGGACGTGAAGTCGTACGCCAGTACGGTCCTGGGCTGGCACTGGGGCTGGAAGGCCGACAAGGCGAGCACCGGGCTGCCGATCCGGGTCGGCGACCGCAAGAAGGTCACCGCCAAGTGGAGCTTCTCGGTCGGTTCGAACCCCGGCACCATGAACGTGGCCTACGACCTGTGGCTGCACGCCAAGAGCACCGCGGACTGGCAGGACCGGCCCACCGACGAGGTCATGATCTGGCTGAACCGCCAGGGCGGCGCGGGACCGCTGGGCACCAAGTACGGCAGCGTCAGCCTGGGCGGCTCCATGTGGGACATCTACCGGGGCAACATCGGCTGGAACGTCTACTCCTTCGTCCGGCGCACCAACACCACCAGCGCCACACTGAACCTCGACGACTTCACCCAGGCACTCGTTCGGCGCAAGCTGATGAGCAATGACAAGTACGTCTCCGGCATCGAGTCCGGGACCGAGGTGTTCAAGGGCTCCGGGCGGCTCGACACGAAGTCGTACTCCGTCGACATCGGCTGA
- a CDS encoding aldehyde dehydrogenase family protein, protein MTSTHAFWLAGRQVTGEDTFDVTSPWDGRLVGKVSVPTDAQVEEAVAAAYAVRDEFAATPAHVRAAALDHVSKRLAERTEEIAQLISAENGKPIKWARGEVGRAVSVFRFAAEEARRFNGGEAQRLDTDLGGQGRLALTRRFPKGVVLGIAPFNFPLNLCAHKVAPAIAVGAPIILKPAPATPLSGLILGELLAETDLPAGSWSVLPVANDRMPALVQDERLPVISFTGSDKVGYAIMDSVPRKHCTLELGGNGAAVVLGDFASDADLDWAATRIATFSNYQGGQSCISVQRVIVDASVHDRLLPRIVAAVEAQATGDPSDDKTDVGPLVSEAAAERVESWVKEAVEAGATLLTGGDRDGASYAPTVLTDVPADTTIACEEVFGPVLTVQKVDGEAEAFAAVNSSKYGLQAGVFTHDLQVAFRAHRALEVGGVVIGDVPSYRADQMPYGGAKQSGVGREGVKFAMDDYTYERVLVLTGLAL, encoded by the coding sequence ATGACTTCCACCCACGCCTTCTGGCTCGCCGGCCGCCAGGTCACCGGCGAGGACACCTTCGACGTCACCTCCCCGTGGGACGGCCGACTCGTCGGCAAGGTCAGCGTGCCGACGGACGCCCAGGTCGAGGAGGCCGTGGCCGCCGCGTACGCCGTGCGGGACGAGTTCGCCGCCACCCCGGCCCATGTGCGCGCCGCCGCCCTGGACCACGTCAGCAAGCGCCTGGCCGAGCGCACCGAGGAGATCGCCCAGCTGATCTCCGCCGAGAACGGCAAGCCGATCAAGTGGGCGCGCGGCGAGGTCGGCCGTGCCGTGTCCGTGTTCCGGTTCGCGGCCGAGGAGGCCCGGCGGTTCAACGGCGGCGAGGCCCAGCGCCTCGACACCGACCTCGGCGGCCAGGGGCGCCTCGCGCTCACCCGCCGCTTCCCGAAGGGCGTCGTGCTCGGCATCGCGCCGTTCAACTTCCCGCTGAACCTGTGCGCCCACAAGGTCGCTCCGGCGATCGCCGTCGGCGCGCCGATCATCCTGAAGCCCGCCCCGGCCACCCCGCTCTCCGGCCTGATCCTCGGCGAGCTGCTCGCCGAGACCGACCTGCCGGCCGGTTCCTGGAGCGTGCTGCCGGTCGCCAACGACCGCATGCCCGCCCTGGTCCAGGACGAGCGTCTGCCCGTCATCTCCTTCACCGGCTCCGACAAGGTCGGCTACGCGATCATGGACTCGGTGCCGCGCAAGCACTGCACCCTGGAGCTGGGCGGCAACGGCGCGGCCGTCGTCCTCGGTGACTTCGCGAGCGACGCGGACCTGGACTGGGCCGCGACCCGCATCGCGACCTTCTCCAACTACCAGGGCGGCCAGTCCTGTATCTCGGTGCAGCGCGTGATCGTCGACGCCTCCGTCCACGACCGTCTGCTGCCGCGCATCGTCGCCGCCGTCGAGGCTCAGGCCACCGGCGACCCGTCCGACGACAAGACGGACGTCGGCCCGCTGGTCAGCGAGGCCGCCGCCGAGCGCGTCGAGTCCTGGGTGAAGGAGGCCGTCGAGGCCGGCGCCACCCTGCTCACCGGCGGTGACCGCGACGGCGCCTCCTACGCGCCGACCGTCCTCACCGACGTCCCGGCCGACACCACCATCGCCTGCGAGGAGGTCTTCGGACCGGTCCTCACCGTGCAGAAGGTGGACGGCGAGGCCGAGGCCTTCGCGGCGGTCAACTCCTCCAAGTACGGCCTGCAGGCGGGCGTGTTCACCCATGACCTCCAGGTCGCCTTCCGCGCCCACCGCGCGCTGGAGGTCGGCGGTGTGGTCATCGGCGACGTGCCGTCCTACCGCGCGGACCAGATGCCGTACGGCGGTGCCAAGCAGTCCGGTGTCGGCCGTGAGGGCGTGAAGTTCGCGATGGACGACTACACCTACGAGCGCGTGCTGGTCCTCACCGGACTCGCCCTCTAG
- a CDS encoding M50 family metallopeptidase, giving the protein MMILGIVVFVLGLLVSIAWHELGHLSTAKLFGIRVPQYMVGFGPTIWSRKKGETEYGIKGIPAGGYIRMIGMFPPGEDGRITARSTSPWRSMIEDARSAAFEELKPGDETRLFYTRAPWKRVIVMFAGPFMNLILAVALFLTVLMGFGISQQTTTVSSVSQCVIAQTEKRDTCKKSDPESPAAAAGLKAGDKIVSFNGVKTDSWNQLSDLIRANPDKNVSMVVERKGHEVTLQAKLVRNKVAKKDAHGQIIDGYTYAGFLGFSAASGVVRQDFGQSLTWMGDRLGEAVDSIAGLPGKIPALWNAAFDGAPRQPDSPMGVVGAARVGGEIFTLDIPPTQQLAMALMLVAGFNLSLFLFNMLPLLPLDGGHIAGALWESVRRHLAKVLRRPDPGPFDVAKLMPVAYVVAGIFICFTILVLIADVVNPVKIS; this is encoded by the coding sequence ATGATGATCCTCGGCATAGTCGTCTTCGTGCTCGGCCTGCTGGTCTCGATCGCCTGGCACGAGCTGGGGCATCTGTCCACCGCCAAGCTCTTCGGCATCCGCGTACCGCAGTACATGGTCGGCTTCGGCCCCACCATCTGGTCGCGGAAGAAGGGCGAGACGGAGTACGGGATCAAGGGGATCCCGGCGGGTGGCTACATCCGGATGATCGGCATGTTCCCGCCCGGCGAGGACGGACGCATCACCGCGCGCTCCACCTCGCCCTGGCGCAGCATGATCGAGGACGCCCGCTCGGCCGCCTTCGAGGAGCTCAAGCCGGGCGACGAGACCCGCCTCTTCTACACGCGCGCGCCCTGGAAGCGCGTCATCGTGATGTTCGCGGGCCCCTTCATGAACCTGATCCTCGCGGTCGCCCTGTTCCTCACGGTCCTGATGGGCTTCGGCATCTCCCAGCAGACGACGACCGTCAGCTCCGTCTCCCAGTGCGTGATCGCACAGACCGAGAAGCGCGACACGTGCAAGAAGTCCGACCCCGAATCCCCGGCGGCGGCAGCGGGACTGAAGGCCGGTGACAAGATCGTCTCCTTCAACGGGGTGAAGACCGACAGCTGGAACCAGCTCTCCGACCTGATCCGGGCCAACCCGGACAAGAACGTGTCCATGGTCGTCGAGCGCAAGGGCCACGAGGTGACCCTGCAGGCCAAGCTTGTCCGGAACAAGGTCGCCAAGAAGGACGCCCACGGGCAGATCATCGACGGCTACACCTACGCCGGCTTCCTCGGCTTCAGCGCCGCGAGCGGCGTCGTCCGCCAGGACTTCGGCCAGTCCCTGACCTGGATGGGCGACCGGCTCGGCGAGGCCGTCGACTCCATCGCGGGCCTGCCCGGCAAGATCCCGGCCCTGTGGAACGCGGCCTTCGACGGCGCCCCCCGCCAGCCCGACTCCCCGATGGGCGTGGTCGGCGCGGCCCGCGTCGGCGGCGAGATCTTCACGCTGGACATCCCGCCGACCCAGCAGCTGGCCATGGCCCTGATGCTGGTCGCCGGCTTCAACCTCTCCCTGTTCCTCTTCAACATGCTCCCGCTGCTCCCGCTGGACGGCGGGCACATCGCGGGCGCCCTGTGGGAGTCCGTCCGCCGTCACCTGGCCAAGGTGCTGCGCCGCCCGGACCCCGGTCCGTTCGACGTCGCCAAGCTGATGCCGGTGGCCTACGTAGTGGCCGGGATCTTCATCTGCTTCACGATCCTGGTGCTGATCGCGGACGTGGTCAACCCGGTGAAAATCTCCTAG
- the dxr gene encoding 1-deoxy-D-xylulose-5-phosphate reductoisomerase, with the protein MSDSPAPLADPHLVYDPLAGEGPKDVVILGSTGSIGTQAIDLVLRNPDRFRVTALSANGGRVALLAEQAYRLRVRTVAVAREDVVPALREALSAQYGVGEALPEILAGPDAATHLASSDCHTVLNGITGSIGLAPTLAALEAGRTLALANKESLIVGGPLVKALAKPGQIIPVDSEHAALFQALAAGARADVRKLVVTASGGPFRGRTKGELARVTVEDALAHPTWAMGPVITINSATLVNKGLEVIEAHLLYDIPFDRIEVVVHPQSYVHSMVEFTDGSTLAQATPPDMRGPIAIGLGWPERVPDAAPAFDWSKASTWEFFPLDNQAFPSVDLARHVGQLAGTAPAVFNAANEECVEAFRAGALPFNGIMETVTRVVEEHGTPGTGTPLTVSDVLEAETWARARARDLTAHTATAEARA; encoded by the coding sequence ATGAGCGACAGTCCAGCGCCCCTCGCCGACCCGCACCTCGTCTACGACCCCCTCGCCGGGGAAGGCCCCAAGGACGTGGTGATCCTCGGCTCCACCGGGTCCATCGGCACCCAGGCCATCGACCTCGTGCTGCGCAACCCCGACCGTTTCCGGGTCACCGCCCTGTCCGCCAACGGCGGACGGGTGGCCCTCCTCGCCGAGCAGGCGTACCGGCTGCGGGTGCGGACCGTCGCGGTCGCCCGCGAGGACGTCGTACCGGCACTGCGCGAGGCGCTCTCCGCGCAGTACGGCGTCGGGGAGGCGCTCCCCGAGATCCTCGCCGGGCCGGACGCCGCCACCCACCTGGCCTCCTCCGACTGTCACACCGTCCTCAACGGCATCACCGGCTCCATCGGCCTCGCCCCGACCCTCGCCGCCCTGGAGGCGGGCCGCACCCTCGCGCTCGCCAACAAGGAGTCGCTCATCGTGGGCGGCCCGCTGGTCAAGGCGCTCGCCAAGCCCGGCCAGATCATCCCGGTCGACTCCGAGCACGCCGCGCTCTTCCAGGCGCTGGCCGCCGGTGCCCGCGCGGATGTGCGCAAGCTGGTCGTCACCGCCTCCGGCGGCCCGTTCCGCGGCCGTACGAAGGGGGAGCTGGCACGGGTGACCGTCGAGGACGCCCTCGCGCACCCCACCTGGGCCATGGGCCCGGTCATCACGATCAACTCCGCGACCCTCGTCAACAAGGGCCTGGAGGTCATCGAGGCACACCTGCTGTACGACATTCCCTTCGACCGCATTGAGGTTGTCGTGCACCCGCAGTCGTATGTCCACTCGATGGTTGAGTTCACCGACGGATCCACACTCGCCCAGGCGACGCCCCCCGATATGCGTGGGCCGATCGCCATCGGTCTCGGCTGGCCCGAACGGGTACCGGACGCGGCGCCCGCCTTCGACTGGAGCAAGGCCTCGACCTGGGAGTTCTTCCCCCTGGACAACCAGGCCTTCCCGTCGGTCGACCTCGCCCGGCACGTCGGACAGCTCGCGGGCACCGCACCCGCGGTGTTCAATGCGGCCAACGAAGAGTGCGTCGAGGCGTTCCGTGCCGGTGCCCTGCCCTTCAACGGGATCATGGAGACCGTCACACGGGTGGTCGAGGAGCACGGAACGCCCGGAACGGGAACTCCACTCACGGTGTCGGACGTCCTCGAAGCGGAGACCTGGGCACGGGCCCGGGCCCGGGATCTGACAGCACACACGGCGACCGCGGAGGCGCGTGCATGA
- a CDS encoding PucR family transcriptional regulator: protein MPPTLASLVHHSALKLTVRAGEDRLDVPVRWAHGSELADPVPYMEGGELLLITALKLDAEDPEAMRRYVKRLVGAGVVGLGFAVGVNYDEIPQALVDAAEQEGLPLLEVPRRTPFLAISKAVSAAIAADQYRAVTAGFAAQRELTRQALIAGPEGLLAALAAQVDGWTALYDASGAVVATAPEWAGRRAARITADVERLRERPAPASSVVGSPETEDRVELHSLGTGRRPRAALAVGTAAALGTAERYAVHSAIALLTLTTERSRSLQAAEQRIGAAVLRMLLAGQPDHARAVAGGLYGGLLDAPFRVILAEPVSASAARAHADAHAHSGVPVPVAKPSPAGALAAADAGGDPLGGLAETVEAAAARSGEAVLVVPEGERLVVLAGDGGAAVTACTEYAQALEAARAVPEQAAVDEDELVVGLSAPAGPIAAAAAYKQAEQALSVARRRGRVLVEHEQLAAGSVLPLLADDAVKAFADGLLRPLYEHDAIGRGDLVASLRAWLSRHGQWDAAAADLGVHRHTLRYRMRRVEEILGRSLDDPDVRMELWLALKATTPE from the coding sequence ATGCCCCCGACGCTCGCCTCGCTCGTCCACCACTCCGCGCTCAAGCTGACCGTGCGGGCGGGCGAGGACCGCCTGGACGTACCCGTCCGCTGGGCGCACGGCAGCGAGCTGGCCGACCCCGTGCCCTACATGGAGGGCGGGGAACTGCTGCTGATCACCGCGCTGAAGCTGGATGCCGAGGACCCCGAGGCGATGCGCCGGTATGTGAAGCGGCTGGTCGGCGCCGGAGTCGTCGGGCTCGGGTTCGCCGTCGGCGTCAACTACGACGAGATCCCCCAGGCCCTGGTCGACGCGGCCGAACAGGAGGGCCTGCCCCTGCTGGAGGTGCCGCGCCGCACCCCCTTCCTCGCGATCAGCAAGGCCGTGTCCGCCGCGATCGCCGCCGACCAGTACCGCGCGGTCACGGCCGGGTTCGCCGCCCAGCGGGAGCTGACCAGGCAGGCGCTGATCGCGGGCCCGGAGGGACTGCTCGCCGCGCTCGCCGCGCAGGTCGACGGCTGGACGGCCCTGTACGACGCCTCGGGCGCCGTCGTCGCGACCGCGCCGGAATGGGCCGGGCGGCGCGCGGCACGGATCACCGCGGACGTGGAGCGGCTGCGGGAGCGGCCCGCGCCCGCCTCCTCGGTGGTCGGCAGCCCGGAGACCGAGGACCGCGTCGAACTGCACTCCCTGGGCACCGGCAGGCGCCCGCGGGCCGCACTCGCCGTCGGCACCGCCGCCGCCCTCGGCACCGCCGAGCGGTACGCCGTCCACTCCGCGATCGCCCTGCTCACCCTCACCACCGAGCGCTCCCGCTCGCTGCAGGCGGCCGAGCAGCGGATCGGCGCGGCCGTGCTGCGGATGCTGCTGGCCGGGCAGCCGGACCACGCCCGTGCCGTCGCCGGGGGTCTGTACGGCGGGCTCCTGGACGCGCCGTTCCGGGTGATCCTCGCCGAGCCGGTGTCCGCGTCGGCCGCCCGAGCACACGCGGACGCCCACGCCCACTCGGGCGTGCCGGTACCGGTGGCCAAGCCCAGCCCGGCCGGCGCGCTGGCCGCCGCCGACGCGGGCGGCGATCCGCTGGGCGGGCTCGCGGAGACCGTGGAGGCCGCCGCCGCGCGCTCCGGGGAGGCCGTGCTGGTCGTCCCCGAGGGGGAGCGGCTGGTCGTGCTGGCCGGGGACGGGGGAGCGGCGGTCACCGCATGCACGGAGTACGCGCAGGCGCTGGAGGCGGCACGGGCCGTACCCGAACAGGCCGCAGTGGACGAGGACGAGCTGGTCGTGGGCCTGTCGGCGCCGGCCGGGCCGATCGCCGCGGCCGCCGCGTACAAGCAGGCCGAACAGGCGCTGTCGGTGGCCCGGCGGCGCGGGCGGGTGCTCGTGGAGCACGAGCAGCTGGCGGCGGGCTCGGTGCTGCCGCTGCTGGCCGACGACGCGGTGAAGGCGTTCGCGGACGGCCTGCTGCGCCCGCTGTACGAGCACGACGCGATCGGGCGCGGCGACCTGGTGGCCTCCCTGCGCGCCTGGCTCTCCCGGCACGGCCAGTGGGACGCGGCCGCGGCCGACCTCGGTGTGCACCGACACACGCTGCGGTACCGGATGCGAAGGGTCGAGGAGATCCTGGGCCGCTCCCTGGACGATCCGGACGTACGGATGGAGCTGTGGCTGGCCCTGAAGGCGACCACCCCCGAGTAG
- a CDS encoding LacI family DNA-binding transcriptional regulator translates to MVTLAEVAQHAGVSASTVSYVLSGKRSISAITRQRVEQSIRELGYHPNAGARALASSRSNIIALMIPLRTDMYVPVMMEIAIAVATTARTHGYDVLLLTGEEGPDAVRRVTGSGLADAMILMDVELEDERLPLLRGTDQPSVLIGLPVDTTGLTCVDLDFAATGALCVEHLAKLGHRDIAVVGEAPAVYERHTGFAERTLDGLRSRARELGLRVLHRPCEGGYDAMAVTLARIFDERPGTTGFVMQNESAVEPLLALLRQQGRAVPEDVSVVAICPEQVAVQASARLTSVAIPAQEMGRYAVEHLVAKLDGRGTDEVVLIAPELTVRASSGPAPAAPASS, encoded by the coding sequence ATGGTCACCCTCGCCGAGGTCGCCCAGCACGCCGGAGTCTCCGCGAGCACGGTGAGCTATGTCCTCAGCGGCAAGCGGTCCATCTCCGCCATCACCCGGCAGCGGGTCGAGCAGAGCATCCGGGAGCTCGGCTACCACCCGAACGCGGGCGCCCGCGCCCTGGCCAGCAGCCGGTCGAACATCATCGCGCTGATGATTCCGCTGCGGACCGACATGTACGTGCCGGTGATGATGGAGATCGCCATCGCGGTGGCCACCACGGCCCGCACCCACGGGTACGACGTCCTGCTGCTCACCGGCGAGGAGGGGCCGGACGCGGTGCGCCGGGTCACCGGCAGCGGGCTCGCCGACGCGATGATCCTGATGGACGTCGAACTGGAGGACGAGCGGCTCCCGCTGCTACGAGGCACCGACCAGCCGTCCGTCCTCATCGGGCTGCCCGTCGACACCACCGGTCTGACCTGCGTCGACCTGGACTTCGCGGCGACGGGCGCCCTGTGCGTCGAACACCTGGCCAAGCTCGGTCACCGCGACATCGCCGTCGTCGGAGAGGCGCCCGCGGTCTACGAACGGCACACCGGCTTCGCCGAGCGCACCCTCGACGGACTCCGTTCCCGCGCTCGGGAGCTGGGCCTTCGGGTGCTGCACCGCCCATGCGAGGGCGGGTACGACGCGATGGCCGTCACCCTCGCCCGGATCTTCGACGAGCGTCCGGGCACCACCGGGTTCGTCATGCAGAACGAGTCCGCGGTCGAGCCGCTGCTCGCCCTGCTGCGCCAGCAGGGCCGGGCCGTGCCCGAGGACGTGTCCGTGGTCGCGATCTGCCCGGAGCAGGTCGCCGTCCAGGCGTCGGCGCGGCTGACGTCCGTGGCCATCCCCGCCCAGGAGATGGGCCGGTACGCCGTGGAGCATCTGGTGGCCAAGCTCGACGGCCGCGGAACCGACGAAGTCGTGCTGATCGCACCCGAGTTGACGGTGCGAGCCAGCTCGGGTCCGGCCCCGGCCGCCCCCGCCTCCTCCTGA
- a CDS encoding acyl-CoA dehydrogenase family protein, with protein sequence MSAPITKPTVTEREARQVAEAAREQDWRKPSFAKELFLGRFRLDLIHPHPLPADEDMQRGEEFLAKLRDFCETRIDSARIEREARIPDEVIDGLKELGALGMKIDTKYGGLGLTQVYYNKALALVGSACPAVGVLLSAHQSIGVPQPLKLFGTQEQKDAFLPRCARTDISAFLLTEPDVGSDPARLATTAVPDGDDYVLDGVKLWTTNGVVADLLVVMARVPKSDGHKGGITAFIVETNSPGITVENRNCFMGLRGIENGVTRFHQVRVPAANRVGPEGAGLKIALTTLNTGRLSLPASCVAAGKWALKIAREWSAAREQWGKPIAQHEAVGSKISFIAATTFALEAVSELSCQMADENRNDIRIEGALAKLFASEMGWLMADELVQIRGGRGFETAESLAARGERAVPAEQILRDLRINRIFEGSTEIMHLLIAREAVDAHLSVAGDLIDPEKSLSDKAKAGANAGVFYAKWLPKLVAGPGQLPSSYGRFKYGVDLAPHLRYVERHARKLARSTFYAMSRWQGRMETKQVFLGRIVDIGAELFAMSAACVRAELLRGQGDHGREAYRLADAFCRQSRIRVDELFGRLWSNTDDNDRKIVKGVLGGDYEWLERGIVDPSGEGPWIADATPGPSTRENVHRPIR encoded by the coding sequence ATGTCCGCCCCCATCACCAAACCCACGGTCACCGAGCGGGAGGCCCGTCAGGTCGCGGAGGCCGCCCGGGAACAGGACTGGCGCAAGCCCAGCTTCGCCAAGGAACTGTTCCTCGGCCGCTTCCGGCTCGACCTCATCCACCCTCATCCGCTCCCGGCGGACGAGGACATGCAGCGCGGCGAGGAGTTCCTCGCCAAACTGCGCGACTTCTGCGAGACACGGATCGACTCGGCCCGCATCGAGCGCGAGGCGCGGATCCCGGACGAGGTCATCGACGGGCTCAAGGAGCTCGGCGCCCTCGGCATGAAGATCGACACCAAGTACGGCGGGCTCGGCCTCACCCAGGTGTACTACAACAAGGCGCTCGCGCTGGTCGGCTCGGCCTGCCCCGCGGTCGGCGTGCTGCTCTCGGCGCACCAGTCGATCGGCGTACCGCAGCCGCTGAAGCTGTTCGGCACGCAGGAGCAGAAGGACGCCTTCCTGCCGCGCTGCGCCCGCACCGACATCAGCGCCTTCCTGCTCACCGAGCCCGATGTCGGCTCCGACCCCGCCCGCCTGGCCACGACCGCGGTGCCCGACGGGGACGACTACGTCCTCGACGGGGTCAAGCTGTGGACCACCAACGGCGTGGTCGCCGACCTGCTGGTGGTCATGGCCCGGGTGCCGAAGAGCGACGGCCACAAGGGCGGCATCACGGCCTTCATCGTGGAGACCAACTCGCCCGGCATCACCGTGGAGAACCGCAACTGCTTCATGGGACTGCGCGGCATCGAGAACGGCGTCACCCGCTTCCACCAGGTCCGGGTGCCCGCCGCCAACCGGGTCGGGCCGGAGGGCGCGGGCCTGAAGATCGCGCTGACCACGCTGAACACCGGGCGGCTGTCGCTGCCCGCCTCGTGCGTCGCCGCGGGCAAGTGGGCTTTGAAGATCGCCCGGGAGTGGTCCGCGGCGCGCGAGCAGTGGGGCAAGCCGATCGCCCAGCACGAGGCGGTCGGGTCGAAGATCTCCTTCATCGCGGCCACCACCTTCGCGCTGGAGGCCGTGAGCGAGCTGTCGTGCCAGATGGCCGACGAGAACCGCAACGACATCCGCATCGAGGGCGCGCTCGCCAAGCTGTTCGCCTCCGAGATGGGCTGGCTGATGGCGGACGAGCTGGTGCAGATCCGCGGCGGCCGCGGCTTCGAGACGGCCGAGTCGCTCGCGGCCCGTGGCGAGCGCGCGGTCCCCGCCGAGCAGATCCTGCGCGACCTGCGCATCAACCGGATCTTCGAGGGCTCCACCGAGATCATGCACCTGCTGATCGCGCGCGAGGCCGTCGACGCCCACCTCTCGGTCGCCGGCGACCTCATCGACCCCGAGAAGTCCCTGTCGGACAAGGCGAAGGCCGGCGCGAACGCGGGCGTCTTCTACGCCAAGTGGCTGCCCAAGCTGGTCGCCGGGCCCGGCCAGCTCCCCTCCTCCTACGGCCGGTTCAAGTACGGAGTGGACCTCGCCCCGCATCTGAGGTACGTCGAGCGGCACGCCCGCAAGCTGGCCCGCTCCACCTTCTACGCCATGTCCCGCTGGCAGGGCCGGATGGAGACCAAGCAGGTCTTCCTGGGCCGGATCGTGGACATCGGCGCCGAGCTGTTCGCGATGAGCGCGGCCTGTGTCCGGGCCGAGCTCCTGCGCGGCCAGGGCGACCACGGCCGCGAGGCCTACCGGCTCGCCGACGCCTTCTGCAGGCAGTCCCGCATCCGGGTCGACGAGCTCTTCGGCCGCCTGTGGAGCAACACCGACGACAACGACCGGAAGATCGTCAAGGGTGTCCTCGGCGGCGACTACGAGTGGCTGGAGCGGGGGATCGTCGACCCCTCGGGCGAGGGCCCGTGGATCGCCGACGCGACCCCGGGCCCGAGCACGCGGGAGAACGTGCACCGCCCCATCCGGTAG
- a CDS encoding lamin tail domain-containing protein — translation MRTLRIRTALPALAGAALLTGTLLSSPAEAAGGVVIHHVWFDSPGSDTGSNTSLNGEWVQIKNTSASAISLRGWILKDASNHRYIFPNVRIGAGKYMKIHTGRGTDTASNKYQGRRAYVWNNTSDTATLTKASGAKVDSCSWTTRDPSDKYC, via the coding sequence ATGCGTACCCTGCGCATACGCACTGCCCTGCCCGCTCTCGCGGGCGCGGCGCTGCTCACCGGCACCCTGCTCAGCAGCCCGGCCGAGGCCGCCGGCGGCGTGGTCATCCATCACGTCTGGTTCGACAGCCCCGGCTCGGACACCGGGTCCAACACGAGCCTGAACGGCGAGTGGGTGCAGATCAAGAACACCAGCGCCTCGGCGATCTCCCTCAGGGGCTGGATCCTGAAGGACGCCTCCAACCACAGGTACATATTCCCGAACGTCAGGATCGGCGCCGGGAAGTACATGAAGATCCACACCGGCAGGGGCACGGACACCGCGTCGAACAAGTACCAGGGCCGACGCGCCTACGTGTGGAACAACACCAGCGACACGGCGACGCTGACCAAGGCGAGCGGCGCCAAGGTCGACTCCTGCTCCTGGACGACGCGGGATCCGAGCGACAAGTACTGCTGA